A window of Geothrix edaphica genomic DNA:
CCAGGGAGCCGACGCCCGACGACTGGGACCCGGCTTCATGAGGAATTCCGGCGATCTGCTGATCCTTGCCGCGGGGCGCCTGCCCCAGGGCCGCTACGGCGGAAGCCTGGCAGGCCTGGGGGCCGTGTCCCTCGGGCTCTCGGCGGTGGAAGGCCTGCTCTCCCGGCCCGCCCTGCCCCGCCCGGGCAGCCTCCTCTGGGGCATGGCCCGGAGCCACACCCAGGGCATGAACCCGGCCCGCACCCTGGCCCTGAGGGCCGGCCTCCCCCATGACACCTCCGCCTTCACCGTGAACATGGCCTGCGGATCCAGCCTCCAGGCCCTCCTCCTCGCCGCCCAGAGCCTGAGGGGCGGCGCCGCGGCGCCCATCCTCGTGGGGGGCAGCGAGGCCATGTCCGATACGCCCCACCTGGTGCCGGGCCTCCGCTGGGGCTTCCGCATGGGCCACCGCCAGCTCCCGGATGTCATGCACCATGACGGCCTGCGTTGCCCGGTGACCGGCCTGCTCATGGGCGAGACCATCGAACGGCTCGCGGCCAAGCGGGGCATCACGCGGCTGGAGGCCGATGCCTGGGCGATGGAGAGCCACCACCGGGCTGCGGGAGCCGATTTCCACGCGGAGCTGCTGCCCCATCCGAATCTTGATCGCGATGAAGCCATCCGGCCGGAGATCACCCCCGAGGCCCTGGCCCGCCTCGCACCGGTCTTCGATCCACAGGGCCAGGTCACGGCGGGGAATGCCTCCGCCCTGTCCGATGGCGCTGCCGCGCTCCTCCTGGCCCGGCGGGACCA
This region includes:
- a CDS encoding thiolase family protein — encoded protein: MRNSGDLLILAAGRLPQGRYGGSLAGLGAVSLGLSAVEGLLSRPALPRPGSLLWGMARSHTQGMNPARTLALRAGLPHDTSAFTVNMACGSSLQALLLAAQSLRGGAAAPILVGGSEAMSDTPHLVPGLRWGFRMGHRQLPDVMHHDGLRCPVTGLLMGETIERLAAKRGITRLEADAWAMESHHRAAGADFHAELLPHPNLDRDEAIRPEITPEALARLAPVFDPQGQVTAGNASALSDGAAALLLARRDQAGDTKPLARIRAWSEAGVDPLDMGEAPVPAVRRLLEVQGLTVADIDLWELNEAFAAQLLVCQRQVGLPEDRLNVAGGGVALGHPIGATGARIVVTLVHQLRARGGGLGVATLGIGGGLGLALLIEAEP